One Leucobacter muris DNA segment encodes these proteins:
- a CDS encoding GntR family transcriptional regulator — protein MRASDRAYAALLEDIQSGELPPGTVIGEVEQAERLGVSRTPMREAIGRLSADGLVRQQSPRVLVVAGFDAADIRELFEARRALEETAARLAAQRGEPGTFAQLADDFERAHPESGEVAADDYYALIARFDAEIDAAVANTHLVSALRTVRTHLARARRLARDNRRRLAVSVSEHALIARAISAGDAELAAHSTHVHLHNALSSILNSIDAPSPEGPQ, from the coding sequence GTGCGAGCGAGCGACCGGGCATACGCCGCGCTGCTGGAAGACATCCAGAGCGGGGAGCTGCCGCCGGGAACGGTGATCGGCGAGGTCGAGCAGGCCGAGCGGCTCGGTGTGAGCCGCACCCCCATGCGCGAGGCGATCGGCCGCCTCTCCGCCGACGGGCTCGTGCGGCAGCAGTCGCCGCGTGTGCTGGTGGTCGCGGGATTCGACGCCGCCGACATCCGCGAGCTCTTCGAGGCGCGGCGCGCGCTCGAGGAGACCGCGGCGAGGCTCGCCGCCCAGCGCGGCGAACCCGGCACGTTCGCGCAGCTCGCCGACGACTTCGAGCGCGCGCACCCCGAGTCGGGCGAGGTCGCCGCTGACGACTACTACGCGCTCATCGCGCGCTTCGACGCCGAAATCGACGCGGCGGTGGCCAACACCCACCTCGTGAGCGCGCTGCGCACCGTGCGCACCCACCTCGCCCGAGCCCGCCGACTGGCGCGCGACAACCGGCGCCGGCTCGCCGTATCCGTCTCCGAGCACGCGCTCATCGCCCGGGCCATCTCCGCGGGCGACGCCGAGCTCGCCGCGCACTCCACTCACGTGCACCTCCACAACGCCCTCAGCTCGATCCTGAACTCGATCGACGCGCCCTCTCCGGAAGGACCGCAATGA
- a CDS encoding bifunctional 2-methylcitrate synthase/citrate synthase — protein MAETDAEIKKGLAGVVADVTAVSKVNPETNSLLYRGYPVQELAATQPFEAVAYLLWNGELPDERQLAELRARERRHRALPREVRAAIDLLPLEAHPMDEVRTAVSVIGASDTAGSASVLDASGTPEQNLERSIRLYAALPAIVAYGQRRRRGEEIVEPRDALDYAANFLWMTFGAEPHDTVVDAFNRSMTLYAEHSFNASTFTARVVTSTLSDLYSAVVAAIGALKGPLHGGANEAVLHIMDEIGDASNVVPWLDRALAEKRKIMGFGHRVYKKGDSRVPTMKAALDALIDHYGRPEVGELYEALEREFVSRKGIYPNLDYPSGPAYDLMGFDTLTFTPLFIASRVTGWTAHIMEQAASNALIRPLSAYNGPAERHVEGYEPTDEQLAAAERETEAE, from the coding sequence ATGGCCGAAACGGACGCCGAGATCAAGAAGGGCCTCGCGGGAGTGGTGGCCGACGTCACCGCCGTCTCGAAGGTCAACCCCGAGACGAACAGCCTGCTCTACCGCGGCTACCCGGTGCAGGAGCTCGCCGCGACGCAGCCGTTCGAAGCCGTCGCGTACCTGCTCTGGAACGGCGAACTGCCCGACGAGCGGCAGCTGGCCGAGCTGCGGGCCCGCGAACGCCGCCACCGCGCCCTGCCGCGCGAGGTGCGGGCGGCGATCGACCTGCTGCCGCTCGAGGCCCACCCGATGGACGAGGTGCGCACGGCGGTGAGCGTGATCGGCGCATCCGACACGGCGGGCTCCGCGTCGGTGCTCGACGCCTCGGGCACGCCCGAGCAGAACCTGGAGCGCTCGATCCGGCTCTACGCGGCGCTGCCCGCCATCGTCGCGTACGGGCAGCGCCGCCGCCGCGGCGAGGAGATCGTGGAGCCCCGCGACGCCCTCGACTACGCCGCCAACTTCCTGTGGATGACCTTCGGAGCCGAGCCGCACGACACGGTGGTCGACGCGTTCAACCGCTCGATGACGCTGTACGCCGAGCACTCGTTCAACGCGTCGACGTTCACGGCGCGCGTCGTCACGTCGACGCTCTCCGACCTCTACTCGGCGGTGGTCGCTGCGATCGGTGCGCTCAAGGGCCCGCTGCACGGCGGGGCGAACGAGGCGGTGCTGCACATCATGGACGAGATCGGCGACGCCTCGAACGTCGTGCCGTGGCTCGATCGGGCGCTCGCCGAGAAGCGCAAGATCATGGGCTTCGGGCACCGCGTCTACAAGAAGGGCGACTCGCGCGTGCCCACCATGAAAGCGGCGCTCGACGCACTCATCGATCACTACGGCCGACCCGAGGTGGGCGAACTCTACGAGGCGCTCGAGCGCGAGTTCGTGTCGCGCAAGGGCATCTACCCGAACCTCGACTACCCGTCGGGCCCCGCGTACGACCTCATGGGCTTCGACACGCTCACCTTCACGCCCCTGTTCATCGCCTCGCGCGTCACCGGCTGGACGGCGCACATCATGGAGCAGGCGGCCTCGAACGCGCTGATCCGCCCCCTGTCGGCCTACAACGGTCCGGCCGAGCGCCACGTCGAGGGGTACGAGCCCACCGATGAGCAGCTCGCCGCCGCGGAGCGCGAGACGGAGGCGGAGTAG
- a CDS encoding VOC family protein, with protein sequence MSAQKIIPNIWCDRNAEQAGAFYAEAFPGARSTVEARYPDTGLLDFQQQFAGEPLTVAVEIPEPRGTDSTRLTLINAGDEFAPNPSISFMVNFDPLMFDGDEAAARTRLDRLWGALSEGGRELMPLGEYPFSAHYGWVQDRFGVSWQLMLTDPSGEPRPFIVPSLMFSGAAQNRASEAIDFYTSVFDDAAAGGRFPYGAPTGPATADALMYGEFRVGGQWFAVMDSGVEQQFEFGCGVSLEVQCTDQAEIDRLWEALSAVPEAEQCGWLADRFGVSWQIVPADMAELMQRPDAYEHMMGMKKLVIADF encoded by the coding sequence ATGTCAGCTCAGAAGATCATCCCCAACATCTGGTGCGATCGCAACGCCGAGCAGGCGGGCGCCTTCTACGCCGAGGCGTTCCCCGGCGCGCGCTCCACGGTCGAAGCGCGCTATCCCGACACCGGTCTGCTCGACTTCCAGCAGCAGTTCGCGGGCGAGCCGCTCACGGTGGCGGTCGAGATTCCCGAGCCTCGGGGCACCGATTCGACCCGGCTCACGCTCATCAACGCCGGCGACGAGTTCGCACCGAACCCGTCGATCTCGTTCATGGTGAACTTCGACCCGCTCATGTTCGACGGCGACGAGGCGGCGGCCCGGACCCGGCTCGACCGGCTGTGGGGCGCGTTGTCCGAGGGCGGGCGCGAGCTCATGCCCCTGGGCGAGTACCCGTTCAGCGCGCACTACGGCTGGGTGCAGGATCGGTTCGGAGTGAGCTGGCAGCTCATGCTCACCGACCCGTCCGGCGAGCCGAGGCCGTTCATCGTGCCCTCGCTCATGTTCAGCGGTGCGGCGCAGAACCGGGCCTCCGAGGCCATCGACTTCTACACCTCGGTGTTCGACGACGCGGCCGCGGGCGGGCGGTTCCCCTACGGTGCACCGACCGGCCCGGCCACGGCCGATGCGCTCATGTACGGCGAGTTCCGCGTGGGCGGGCAGTGGTTCGCGGTGATGGACTCGGGAGTGGAACAGCAGTTCGAATTCGGCTGCGGGGTGTCGCTCGAAGTGCAGTGCACCGACCAGGCCGAGATCGACCGGCTCTGGGAAGCGCTCTCGGCGGTGCCCGAGGCCGAGCAGTGCGGTTGGCTCGCCGACCGCTTCGGGGTGAGCTGGCAGATCGTGCCCGCCGACATGGCCGAGCTGATGCAGCGCCCCGACGCCTACGAGCACATGATGGGCATGAAGAAGCTGGTCATCGCCGATTTCTGA
- the argC gene encoding N-acetyl-gamma-glutamyl-phosphate reductase yields the protein MLRLLAGHPEFEIRTVTGHSSAGRPLSESQPHLRSLAHLVLQPTLPEVLDGHDVVFFALPHGASGELTARLGNVRLAIDCGADHRLTDAADWAAFYGGEHHGAWAYGVPELIVAERAADGAPVWTRQRECLAGATRIAAPGCNASTVALSLAPGIAAGVIEPRDIVSVLAVGPSGAGKAAKTHLLGAELMGSANPYAVGGTHRHIPEIRQALRGAGAVTEPSISFTPVLVPMSRGILATSTARLAPGVTAQQVRSAWEDAYTAEPFVQLLPEGVFPRTADTLGANTCLMGVAIDEAAGRVVVAAALDNLAKGTAGAAIQSANIALGIPETTGLSVNGVAP from the coding sequence CTGCTGCGCCTGCTCGCGGGGCACCCGGAGTTCGAGATCCGCACCGTCACGGGGCACTCGAGCGCCGGCCGGCCCCTCAGCGAGTCGCAGCCGCACCTGCGCTCGCTCGCGCACCTGGTGCTGCAGCCCACGTTGCCCGAGGTGCTCGACGGCCACGACGTCGTGTTCTTCGCGCTGCCGCACGGTGCCTCGGGCGAGCTCACGGCTCGGCTCGGGAACGTGCGCCTCGCGATCGACTGCGGCGCAGACCACCGCCTCACCGACGCCGCCGACTGGGCGGCCTTCTACGGGGGCGAGCACCACGGAGCGTGGGCGTACGGGGTGCCCGAGCTCATCGTGGCCGAGCGCGCCGCCGACGGCGCACCCGTCTGGACCCGGCAGCGGGAGTGCCTGGCCGGGGCGACGCGGATCGCGGCGCCGGGCTGCAACGCGTCGACCGTGGCGCTGTCGCTCGCCCCCGGTATCGCGGCGGGGGTGATCGAGCCGCGCGACATCGTGAGCGTGCTCGCCGTGGGGCCGAGCGGTGCAGGCAAGGCCGCGAAGACCCACCTGCTCGGCGCCGAGCTCATGGGCAGCGCGAACCCCTACGCGGTGGGGGGCACGCACCGGCACATCCCCGAGATCCGGCAGGCGCTGCGCGGGGCGGGCGCCGTCACCGAGCCCAGCATCAGCTTCACGCCCGTGCTCGTGCCGATGAGCCGGGGCATCCTCGCGACCTCCACGGCGCGGCTCGCGCCCGGCGTCACCGCGCAGCAGGTGCGCAGCGCCTGGGAGGACGCCTACACCGCGGAACCCTTCGTGCAGCTGCTGCCCGAGGGGGTCTTCCCGCGCACCGCCGACACGCTCGGCGCCAACACGTGTCTGATGGGGGTCGCGATCGACGAGGCGGCGGGCCGCGTCGTGGTGGCGGCGGCCCTCGACAACCTCGCCAAGGGCACCGCGGGCGCCGCGATCCAGTCGGCCAACATCGCCCTCGGCATCCCCGAGACCACGGGTCTGTCGGTGAACGGCGTGGCCCCGTGA
- a CDS encoding RidA family protein, with the protein MSVELFSPEGLAQEVPFRHVAVGTGSRTVCVAGQVSATSSGGPVAPGDLPGQVAQALRNVAAGLAGAGARFTDVVRLRFYLTDWRTEKHDDFLAGIAEVADELGIPQPMPPSTLIGVAALFEPHVLVEIEATAVLD; encoded by the coding sequence GTGAGCGTTGAACTGTTCAGCCCGGAGGGGCTGGCGCAGGAGGTGCCGTTCAGGCACGTGGCGGTCGGCACGGGCAGCCGCACGGTGTGCGTGGCCGGGCAGGTCTCGGCGACCTCGAGCGGTGGACCCGTGGCGCCGGGTGATCTGCCCGGTCAGGTGGCGCAGGCGCTGCGCAACGTCGCGGCGGGCCTCGCCGGCGCCGGCGCGCGCTTCACCGACGTGGTGCGGCTGCGGTTCTACCTCACCGACTGGCGCACCGAGAAGCACGACGACTTCCTCGCCGGAATCGCCGAGGTGGCCGACGAGCTCGGGATCCCGCAGCCCATGCCTCCGTCGACGCTGATCGGCGTGGCCGCGCTCTTCGAGCCGCACGTGCTCGTCGAGATCGAGGCGACCGCCGTGCTCGACTGA
- the prpB gene encoding methylisocitrate lyase, translating into MLYANTTPAEKRRLFRERLASGELLRFPGAFNPLSARLIERKGFDGVYISGAVLSADLGLPDIGLTTLTEVAGRAQQIARMTELPAIVDADTGFGEPMNVARTVQTLEDSGLAGMHIEDQVNPKRCGHLDNKSVVDEATAAKRIRAAVDARRDPGFLIMARTDIRATADGRAGLDAAIDRAKALVDAGADAIFPEAMRTLEEFEAVRRAIDVPILANMTEFGKSDLFSAQQLADIGVNIVIWPVSMLRIAMGATARALDTLNEHGHLTSKLDEMQHRADLYELVDYAGYDRFDTSVFNFSVER; encoded by the coding sequence ATGCTGTACGCGAACACCACCCCGGCCGAGAAGCGCCGCCTGTTCCGCGAGCGGCTCGCGAGCGGCGAGCTGTTGCGCTTCCCGGGGGCCTTCAACCCGCTGTCGGCCCGCCTCATCGAGCGCAAGGGCTTCGACGGCGTCTACATCTCGGGAGCCGTGCTCTCGGCCGACCTCGGGCTGCCCGACATCGGCCTCACCACCCTCACCGAGGTCGCGGGGCGCGCCCAGCAGATCGCCCGCATGACCGAGCTGCCTGCGATCGTCGACGCCGACACCGGATTCGGCGAGCCGATGAACGTGGCGCGCACCGTCCAGACGCTCGAAGACTCAGGTCTCGCCGGCATGCACATCGAAGACCAGGTCAACCCGAAGCGGTGCGGGCACCTCGACAACAAGTCGGTGGTCGACGAGGCCACGGCGGCGAAGCGCATCCGGGCCGCCGTCGACGCCCGTCGCGACCCCGGCTTCCTCATCATGGCCCGCACCGACATCCGCGCCACCGCCGACGGGCGGGCCGGTCTCGACGCCGCGATCGACCGGGCGAAGGCCCTCGTCGACGCCGGCGCCGACGCGATCTTCCCCGAGGCGATGCGCACCCTCGAGGAGTTCGAGGCGGTGCGCCGCGCGATCGACGTGCCGATCCTCGCCAACATGACGGAGTTCGGCAAGAGCGACCTCTTCTCGGCGCAGCAGCTCGCCGACATCGGCGTCAACATCGTGATCTGGCCCGTGTCGATGCTGCGGATCGCAATGGGGGCGACCGCGCGGGCGCTCGACACGCTGAACGAGCACGGGCATCTCACCTCGAAGCTCGACGAGATGCAGCACCGCGCCGACCTCTACGAGCTCGTCGACTACGCGGGGTACGACCGCTTCGACACGAGCGTCTTCAACTTCAGCGTGGAGCGCTGA
- a CDS encoding enoyl-CoA hydratase, which translates to MTEYSCIRTETQGRVATITLHRPEALNALNSTLVRELIGAALAFDADSGIGAIVITGSEKAFAAGADIKEMAELGYSDMYLGGPFPGWGGFERMRTPLIAAVSGFALGGGCELAMMCDIIIAADTAKFGQPEINLGILPGFGGSQRLPRAIGKYKAAEMVLTGRMMDAEEAERSGLVSRVVPAAELLAEAAQTAETIASKSLPAVYAAKEALQVAQETPLSEGLRFERQAFAAAFATEDQAEGMRAFAEKRPPEFTHR; encoded by the coding sequence ATGACCGAGTACAGCTGCATCAGAACCGAGACGCAGGGGCGCGTCGCGACGATCACCCTGCACCGACCCGAGGCCCTCAACGCGCTGAACTCGACGCTGGTGCGCGAGCTCATCGGGGCGGCGCTCGCCTTCGACGCCGACTCCGGGATCGGCGCGATCGTGATCACGGGCTCTGAGAAGGCCTTCGCCGCGGGCGCAGACATCAAGGAGATGGCCGAGCTGGGGTACTCCGACATGTACCTCGGCGGGCCGTTCCCGGGGTGGGGCGGCTTCGAACGCATGCGCACGCCGCTGATCGCCGCGGTGTCGGGCTTCGCGCTGGGCGGCGGCTGCGAACTCGCGATGATGTGCGACATCATCATCGCGGCAGACACCGCGAAGTTCGGCCAGCCCGAGATCAACCTCGGGATCCTGCCCGGCTTCGGCGGTTCGCAGCGCCTGCCGCGAGCGATCGGCAAGTACAAGGCCGCCGAGATGGTGCTCACGGGCCGCATGATGGATGCCGAGGAGGCGGAGCGGTCGGGGCTCGTCTCGCGGGTGGTGCCGGCGGCCGAGCTGCTCGCCGAGGCCGCGCAGACCGCCGAGACGATCGCGTCGAAGTCGCTGCCCGCGGTGTACGCCGCGAAGGAGGCGCTGCAGGTGGCGCAGGAGACCCCGCTGTCGGAGGGGCTGCGCTTCGAACGGCAGGCGTTCGCCGCGGCCTTCGCGACCGAGGATCAGGCGGAGGGCATGCGGGCCTTCGCCGAGAAGCGCCCGCCCGAGTTCACCCACCGCTGA
- a CDS encoding MmgE/PrpD family protein — MTVTHHVRVHTSEEQLPREQQLAWKIAQVSTDPVEVEPRVVDMIINRIIDNAAVAAASLNRAPIVAARAQALSHPVSTGGSGAAIFGLAATGGGAAKTSPEWAAWANGVAVRELDYHDTFLAAEYSHPGDNIPPILAVAQHTGADGRALVRGIATGYEIQMDLVRAICLHRHKIDHVAHLGPSAAAGIGALLGLDAETISQAVAQGLHTTTATRQSRKGEISTWKAHAPAFAGKMAVEAVDRAMRGQTSPSPIYEGEDGVIAWMLDGPDAAYDVPLPAPGEPKRAILDSYTKEHSAEYQAQAWIDLARKLRRERPELADPAGIASIVLHTSHHTHYVIGSGANDPQKYDPAASRETLDHSIPYIFAVALQDGGWHHVDSYAPGRASRPDTVELWHKITTAEDPEWTRRYHSEDPHEKAFGGRVEIEFADGTSLIDEIAVADAHPLGARPFERGNYIAKFRTLAGPVLDETEIERFLELVQRLPELTADEVRELGIVARAGVIDLAAAPKGLF; from the coding sequence ATGACCGTCACCCACCACGTCCGCGTCCACACGAGCGAAGAGCAGCTGCCCCGCGAGCAGCAGCTCGCCTGGAAGATCGCGCAGGTCTCGACCGATCCGGTCGAGGTCGAACCCCGGGTGGTCGACATGATCATCAACCGCATCATCGACAACGCCGCCGTCGCGGCGGCGTCGCTGAACCGCGCGCCCATCGTCGCGGCGCGAGCCCAGGCCCTGTCGCACCCCGTCTCGACCGGGGGATCCGGAGCCGCGATCTTCGGTCTGGCCGCGACCGGCGGGGGCGCCGCGAAGACGAGCCCCGAGTGGGCCGCCTGGGCGAACGGCGTCGCCGTGCGCGAGCTCGACTACCACGACACCTTCCTCGCGGCCGAGTACTCGCATCCGGGCGACAACATCCCGCCGATCCTCGCGGTCGCGCAGCACACCGGCGCCGATGGCCGAGCGCTCGTGCGCGGCATCGCCACCGGCTACGAGATCCAGATGGATCTCGTGCGGGCCATCTGCCTGCACCGGCACAAGATCGACCACGTCGCCCACCTCGGGCCCTCGGCGGCGGCCGGCATCGGCGCGCTGCTCGGCCTCGACGCCGAGACCATCTCCCAGGCCGTCGCCCAGGGCCTGCACACCACCACCGCCACGCGCCAGAGCCGCAAAGGCGAGATCTCCACCTGGAAGGCGCACGCCCCCGCCTTCGCGGGCAAGATGGCCGTCGAGGCCGTCGACCGCGCCATGCGCGGCCAGACCTCCCCGAGCCCGATCTACGAGGGCGAGGACGGTGTGATCGCGTGGATGCTCGACGGCCCGGACGCCGCGTACGACGTGCCGCTGCCCGCGCCGGGCGAGCCCAAGCGGGCGATCCTCGACAGCTACACCAAGGAGCACTCGGCCGAGTACCAGGCGCAGGCCTGGATCGACCTGGCCCGCAAGCTGCGACGCGAGCGCCCCGAACTCGCCGACCCCGCGGGCATCGCGTCCATCGTGCTGCACACGAGCCACCACACCCACTACGTGATCGGCTCGGGCGCGAACGACCCGCAGAAGTACGACCCCGCCGCGAGCCGCGAGACGCTCGACCATTCCATCCCGTACATCTTCGCCGTCGCGCTGCAGGACGGGGGCTGGCACCACGTCGACTCCTACGCTCCCGGGCGGGCGAGCCGCCCCGACACCGTCGAGCTGTGGCACAAGATCACCACGGCCGAAGACCCCGAGTGGACCCGGCGCTACCACTCCGAGGACCCCCATGAGAAGGCGTTCGGCGGCCGTGTCGAGATCGAGTTCGCAGACGGCACCTCGCTGATCGACGAGATCGCCGTGGCCGACGCGCACCCGCTCGGCGCGCGCCCCTTCGAGCGCGGGAACTACATCGCCAAGTTCCGCACCCTCGCCGGGCCGGTGCTCGACGAGACCGAGATCGAGCGCTTCCTCGAGCTCGTGCAGCGCCTGCCCGAGCTCACCGCCGACGAGGTGCGCGAGCTGGGCATCGTCGCGAGGGCCGGCGTGATCGACCTCGCCGCGGCGCCGAAGGGACTGTTCTGA
- the pheT gene encoding phenylalanine--tRNA ligase subunit beta — MRVPLSWLGEFVSLPDDVTPEQVHADLVRVGFEEESIRRFDVTGPVVVGEVLSREPEEHSNGKTVNWCRVRVAPEGQRAADGGEDVRGIVCGAHNFEAGDKVVVTLPGAVLPGGFEIAARKTYGHVSDGMIASARELSLGDDHDGIIVLSRLGFDPATLVPGADAKALLGIDQTAVEINVTPDRGYAFSIRGVAREYAHATGAAFSDPALASEPAAVSGFPVTLADDAPIRGRAGATGFVTRVVRGIDQSRPTPAWMVARLQLAGIRSLSLEVDISNYVMLELGNPLHAYDLAKLQGGITVRRARAGETLVTLDGQQRSLHPEDLVIADESGAIGLAGVMGGESTKADERTTDVLVEAATCDPVSIARSSRRHKLPSEASRRFERGVDPLVARAAAQRMVDLLVELAGGTADELGSDVVAPWEAPVVRLRMSSVNGLLGTDYTDDEIRGAIEMIGCTISLGTAGEPDLLFVTPPSWRSDLTRPADLIEEVARIVGYDRIPSQLPVAPAGRGLTREQRLRRRAANVVTAAGLDEVQSYPFVSRAQLQRFGAGSEPGDADADAPVDAVRLANPLDGEAPFLRRSLLPGLVTAAQRNVSRGVTDLALVEFGAVFAPSAAATGTEAVPPLAERPSAEMLAELNASIPDQPRRAAGLLLGDAVAKQPGESARAYDWADALDAARTVAAAVSAELVVSQGSHRAFHPGRTAELAIRVADDTDGDEGGLEVVGVAGELLPELVAEHHLPGRAAAFELDLERIIELAPRAPDPAPLSTYPAATQDLTLVVADDVPAGDVLAVVVAGAGGLLEQARVVDDYRGTGIEPGQKAITFALRFRAADRTLKAEEASEAKLAGVAAAELAFGAKLRE, encoded by the coding sequence ATGCGCGTTCCACTCAGCTGGCTCGGCGAGTTCGTCTCGCTGCCCGACGACGTCACCCCCGAGCAGGTGCACGCCGACCTCGTGCGCGTGGGCTTCGAGGAGGAGTCGATCCGCCGCTTCGACGTCACCGGCCCCGTGGTCGTGGGCGAGGTGCTCTCGCGCGAGCCCGAGGAGCACTCCAACGGCAAGACCGTCAACTGGTGCCGGGTGCGCGTCGCTCCCGAGGGGCAGCGCGCGGCCGACGGCGGCGAAGACGTGCGCGGCATCGTCTGCGGCGCCCACAACTTCGAGGCCGGCGACAAGGTCGTGGTGACCCTGCCCGGCGCCGTGCTACCCGGCGGCTTCGAGATCGCCGCCCGCAAGACCTACGGCCACGTCTCCGACGGCATGATCGCGTCGGCGCGCGAGCTGTCGCTCGGCGACGACCACGACGGCATCATCGTGCTCTCCCGACTCGGCTTCGACCCCGCGACGCTCGTTCCCGGCGCCGACGCGAAGGCGCTGCTCGGCATCGATCAGACCGCGGTCGAGATCAACGTGACGCCGGATCGCGGCTACGCGTTCTCGATCCGCGGCGTCGCCCGCGAGTACGCGCACGCCACCGGCGCGGCCTTCTCGGATCCGGCGCTCGCGAGCGAGCCCGCCGCCGTCTCGGGCTTCCCCGTCACCCTCGCCGACGACGCGCCCATCCGCGGGCGCGCGGGAGCGACCGGCTTCGTGACCCGCGTCGTGCGCGGCATCGACCAGTCGCGGCCCACCCCGGCCTGGATGGTGGCGCGCCTGCAGCTCGCCGGCATCCGCTCGCTCTCGCTCGAGGTCGACATCTCGAACTACGTGATGCTCGAGCTCGGCAACCCCCTGCACGCCTACGACCTCGCCAAGCTGCAGGGCGGCATCACCGTGCGCCGCGCGCGGGCGGGGGAGACCCTCGTCACACTCGACGGCCAGCAGCGCTCGCTGCACCCCGAAGACCTGGTGATCGCCGACGAGTCCGGCGCGATCGGCCTCGCCGGCGTCATGGGCGGCGAGTCGACCAAGGCCGACGAGCGCACCACCGACGTGCTCGTCGAGGCCGCGACCTGCGACCCCGTCTCGATCGCGCGCTCCTCGCGCCGCCACAAGCTCCCGAGCGAGGCGTCCAGGCGCTTCGAGCGCGGCGTCGATCCGCTCGTGGCGCGGGCCGCGGCCCAGCGCATGGTCGACCTGCTCGTCGAGCTCGCCGGCGGCACCGCCGACGAGCTCGGCAGCGACGTCGTCGCCCCCTGGGAGGCGCCCGTCGTGCGCCTGCGGATGTCGAGCGTGAACGGCCTGCTCGGCACCGACTACACCGACGACGAGATCCGCGGCGCGATCGAGATGATCGGCTGCACGATCTCGCTCGGCACGGCGGGCGAGCCCGACCTGCTCTTCGTGACCCCGCCGAGCTGGCGCTCGGATCTCACCCGTCCAGCCGACCTGATCGAGGAGGTCGCGCGGATCGTCGGCTACGACCGCATCCCGTCGCAGCTGCCGGTCGCCCCGGCAGGCCGCGGCCTCACCCGCGAGCAGCGGCTGCGCCGCCGCGCCGCGAACGTCGTGACCGCCGCCGGCCTCGACGAGGTGCAGAGCTACCCGTTCGTCTCGCGGGCCCAGCTGCAGCGCTTCGGCGCCGGGAGCGAGCCCGGCGACGCCGATGCCGACGCGCCGGTCGACGCCGTGCGCCTCGCGAACCCGCTCGACGGCGAGGCGCCCTTCCTGCGCCGCTCGCTGCTGCCCGGCCTCGTGACCGCAGCGCAGCGCAACGTCTCGCGCGGCGTCACCGACCTCGCCCTCGTCGAGTTCGGGGCGGTGTTCGCCCCCTCCGCGGCAGCGACGGGCACCGAGGCGGTGCCGCCGCTCGCCGAGCGGCCCTCCGCCGAGATGCTGGCCGAGCTGAACGCCTCGATCCCGGACCAGCCGCGCCGCGCGGCCGGCCTGCTGCTCGGCGACGCCGTCGCGAAGCAGCCCGGCGAATCGGCGCGCGCCTACGACTGGGCCGACGCGCTCGACGCGGCCCGCACGGTCGCAGCCGCGGTCTCGGCCGAGCTCGTGGTCTCGCAGGGCTCCCACCGCGCCTTCCATCCGGGCCGCACCGCCGAGCTCGCGATCCGCGTGGCCGACGACACCGATGGCGACGAGGGCGGCCTCGAGGTGGTGGGCGTCGCCGGCGAACTGCTGCCCGAGCTCGTCGCCGAACACCATCTGCCGGGCCGTGCCGCGGCGTTCGAGCTCGACCTCGAGCGCATCATCGAGCTCGCTCCTCGTGCGCCCGACCCCGCGCCCCTCTCGACCTACCCCGCCGCCACGCAGGATCTCACGCTGGTCGTCGCCGACGACGTGCCCGCGGGCGACGTGCTCGCCGTGGTCGTGGCGGGCGCCGGCGGGCTGCTCGAGCAGGCGCGGGTGGTCGACGACTACCGGGGCACCGGTATCGAGCCGGGGCAGAAGGCCATCACGTTCGCGCTGCGCTTCCGCGCCGCCGACCGCACGCTCAAGGCCGAGGAGGCCAGCGAGGCGAAGCTCGCGGGCGTGGCCGCCGCCGAGCTGGCCTTCGGCGCCAAGCTGCGCGAGTAG